In a single window of the Desulfobacterales bacterium genome:
- a CDS encoding DUF1295 domain-containing protein produces MQRKIGWFEGSLVSVLYFMMFYVFVVSAGSRPEPIGLIDIVGIFMFLVGSYINTMADYQRFAWKRKNENKGRLYTQGLFRYAMHMNYFGDAITYTGLALITLKMLCLFISAIIIVNFIVIQIPMLDKHLSKKYGNDFTEYSTVTKKFIPFVY; encoded by the coding sequence ATGCAGCGAAAAATCGGCTGGTTCGAAGGTAGCCTTGTTTCGGTTTTGTATTTCATGATGTTCTATGTTTTTGTCGTCTCCGCAGGAAGCCGTCCAGAACCGATAGGACTGATCGATATTGTTGGAATATTCATGTTTCTTGTAGGTTCATATATCAATACTATGGCTGATTACCAACGATTTGCCTGGAAAAGAAAAAATGAAAACAAAGGGCGACTGTACACACAGGGTCTCTTTAGATATGCCATGCATATGAACTATTTTGGAGATGCTATTACTTATACTGGATTAGCTTTAATAACATTGAAGATGTTGTGTTTATTTATATCGGCCATAATAATTGTGAATTTCATAGTAATTCAAATTCCTATGCTCGATAAACACCTTAGCAAAAAATATGGAAACGATTTTACTGAATATTCTACTGTTACAAAGAAGTTTATTCCGTTTGTGTATTAG